The genomic DNA GTGACCTTACAGCATTGCTTCTAACCTAAATACCAATTATAAAAtcatcagcccagctctgctacaACAGCTGCCCCTGTTACCTCAGCTTGGGGGTGTCTCCACCCCACAGCTGGATCCACTCAGGGTGAGCTTAGCACGAGGTTCTCACTCACCAAATGCAAGGCTTCTCCCTTCTGTCTCCGGTACCAGCAGCAATCATTATTGCCagccggggggtggggagggggcatgTGCCCCTGCCCCAGGCTCTCCCTACCCACTCGGGTTCAttcccacatacacacacacaaataacccTGTCCcacagctggcagtgaggacacgTTTCCCATGGGTCACATGTTTCCGACAGAGCAACTAGATTTAGTGACACAAGAAGCCTGCGGTGGGGAGGGGGGCTTTATGCACCATTAAAAGATGTATTCAAAACCCAGTGCTGGGCCACACCGCACACTCTGAAGGAGATGCTGACACAAATGCACTTTGAGCTGAGCTGTTTATTGGGGGGGCTACAGAGCTCCCCGTCCCCAAGTGGGATTACAGAGGTGGGGTGGACCCCTCCAGCCCCGACACTGAGCAGGGGGGCAGAGCCAGGCTATATACAAGAGGGGCTGGTACCTGTGGAGGGAAGGAGTCATTCCCAGGCGGCTGCAGGGCCTAGGACAGGGTAGGAATGCCCGATGGTAGGGGTGGCGTCTCCAGGGTGCTCTCACTTCTGCAGCTGCTTGATGCGGGTGTCTATGTCTGCAAAGCTGTCCTCTACAATGGCCAGGTTTTCTTTCATTGTCTTCTGGACCTGTAGGGGTGAGAGGGGAAGGTGAGTGGGGGAGCAGGATGGGGACTTCACTCCACCCCATCGGGTGTTCGCGGGACTAACCTCTGCCAGCAGCACAGTGTTGTCCTTCAGAGCACCAGCTATCTCTTGCTGCGTTGTGTCTAAGTGCACAAGGACCTGCCCAAACTGTGTAgctgggaggaaggagaaagctCATTGCTGGGCTGGGGAGCGAAGCAGTGACCTCCCAGGATATCCCTGGGCACACCATGACACTGTCTCCAACATCCCATCCAGCCTCTCACCTTGCTCATGCAGGTCCCTGAGGGTCACCAACCTCTGCACAACATCAGGCAGGGTGCTGGCCACGGGGTCCCAGCGTTGCATCATCTCATAGATCTGGTGGATCTGGGAGATGGGATGGGGCAAGGAGCATGGGTGTCAGCAAGTCTGAAGGAAGGGCTCAACCTATCCCCCACTATGCCAGGGTTGCCTTAGGGGGACCCTCCCCACCAGCTCTTACCTTGCTCTGGGTGTCGGCATCTTGCACAGTTGCCTTATGCTTGGCGATTTCATTCACTTTCCCCATGACGCTCTGGTGAGCAGGAAGCAAATGTGAGACCCCCAAATCCAGCAATGTCCACCCTCCATTTCACAGCCTCGGTAAGTGCACCctccacagccctgtgacacccaCCACGTAGTTCCCTCCTTCCGTCCCCCCTCACCTGCAGCCGGGCCTCTACTTGATCCAGCACAGCCACATCCAGGATGTTGACCTTGGCCTGCAGGACCTGCATGGTCTCCTTGGGAtggacagcagggtgaggggAGCAGATGGCAGCACTCCCAGACTGCCCCTGCCAAGTGATGTGGGCATGGGGTGGGGGAAGAGGGACCCTGCATGCACCCCCACTCCGCCTGACTCACCACAAGGCTGGTGCCTTTCAGCCCGACCAACAGCGGATTCTGTGGGGAAGTAaattgcatcagtggggcaggatgggggggaaGAGAGTGGCATGGCAGGAGCCCCTggcccctcacctggctgtggggCTCACACCGTACTGTTGCCTCGAGCTGTGCCAGCCGCTTCTCCAGCTCCGCAATCTGGGGGAAGATGAGGAGGGTGAGGTAGCAGGATGCCTCATTTTGGAGTCAGAGACAGTGTCCTCCCTCTCCCCATGCTCACCTTGGCAGTCTGGGCAAACTGGTCCTGCTCTGGCCTCCAGTACAGCTCAAAGGTGACAGCATCTCTGGTGGGCACTGGGCCTTTGACAGGGCTCTTCCCTGGTGTCACCTTGCTGCACTTCAccacctccagctgctgcagcaggcgtCTGGGCATGGGGAAAAGGTAGGGGGATGCTGAcatcctccctctgctccccaggctgcagcaccGGGACCCTGGGACCCCACTCACTTGGCCACGGCACCGCTGGGGTCTGCAAAGTCTATGGCCGCGGCAGGACCCAGCAGTTTCTCCAGGTGGCTGGAGAGCAACTGCTGTTTCAGGCCCTCAACCTGTCTGGCCAAGGCCATGGGCGTCAGCTCTTCCTCTGCTGCTGACTCCTTCATTGTGCTCTGTGGGTTGGGGAGGAAATGTGACTGTGTCACGCCACTGCAACAACCTCCCCACCGACCCCCATGCCAGGGGcaatgctcacctggatctgctcAACCTCCCTAACCAGCTCCTGTACCTCATGCTGCAGCCGTTGGTATCGCTGCTGGGGTGTCTCTTTGGCACCAAGACCCTCACCAAGCTGTGGAGAGAGGAATAGGTTTGGGGGTCAAGCAGAGGTTCACAACACACCTGTGGCACCAGGCACCAAGGGCAGGGGGGGTGGTGACTTGGATGCTGGTACTTCTTGGTGCCTGCCCATACCTGtgcaaaaaaggcacaaaaagggATTGATGAGGAAGAACAAGTACATGAGGCCCTCGACAGACAGGTAGGAGCAACCTCATGTTTGTGCGCCCTGGTCCTCATATGGGACTTCAGAGATGTCTGCTGGAGGGACAACACAGGAGGATATAAGCAGCCCAGGAGGCTCCTAAGTGCACCAGCGAGAAGAGGGTCTCTGCTGGAGCTCATCTTCACCAACAACATGCTCGTTGGAGATGTGGTGGTCAAaggcagcctggggtgcagcaaTCATGAGCTGGTGGAGTTCAGGGTGCtaagggtggggaggagggggctcACAGGCTGGGCTTCAGGAAAGCAGACTGGTGTCTTCAAAGATCTGCTTGGAGGAGTCCCCTGGGATCAGGCAATGGAGGGAAGAGGGGGCCAAGGAAGATGGTTGATGTTCAAAGATCACCTCCTCTGAGCTCCAGAGCTCTCCATCCCAACAAGTGGGCAATCAGACAAAAAAGCCACAAGGCCACCTGGGTGAACAGGAGCTTCTGACCAAACCCAGACACAGAAGGAAAGGAGGCAGAGGCTGGAGCACGGACAGGGAACCTGAGACTGACATTGCTGAGCAGCCAGGAATGAGTGTAGGAAAGCCAAAGCCCAGATGTAACTCAACCTGGCCAGGAATATCTAAGGCAACATGAAGGGCTTTTGTAAGCTCTCAGGTAACAGAAGGACGATGAGAGGGAATGGCcacctgctgctgaatgaggtgagGAACCTGGGGACACAAGAGATAGGAAAGGCcgaggcactaaaggcccccttCACCCTCCATCTCTACTGGCCTGATTAACTCTCAGGGATGCCAGGTCACAGAGGCTGGGGGAAGGCTACAGCAAGGCAGACATATTGTTGGCTGAAGAGGATCAGGTCAGGGGATACTTAAGGAAAATGGACATAGACAGATGCATGGGCACAGATGTGATGCACCCATGAGGGCTGAGGGATCTGGCTGATGGGAGATGCACAAGCCGGACCCTGCCGctgccctgctcctccccagcgaCCACTCCCTTTAGATAAAAGAGTCTATACAACAGCCTGCGGGCAGGGGGTGTCACTACAGGAATTCTTGGACTGGAAGAATTGCCAGgagaaaaatactgaaattattttggtttGATATTGTCAGGAAGGCACCAGCATCGCTCAGAATCATTTGAGCTTCATTATGTGGTGGGGGTGGTCGTGTATCCAGAAGAGGTCAGCACATCCACAAAACCTGTCTGACACAAACATGTTTGAGGTTTAATATTATTTTACCCAATTCTGATTGCAAAATTGATCCCTCAACGAGGGCTGAGTGATCTGGCTGATGGCATTGCAAGGCCACTCTCAATAATCTTTGATGGGTCACGGTGACTGGGAGAAATGCCAGAGTACTGGAGGAAAGTGAATATCATGCCCCATCTTCAAGCAGGTCAAGGAGGACTCGGAGAACCACAGGAAGTCAGCCGCACCTTAttccctgggaaggtgatagaGCAGCCAactcctggaaaccatttccaagcATGTGAATAACAAAATCATCAAGAGGAATCAGCATGGCTTCAACCAAGCGGAAGTCATGCTGGACCAACTCAATAAGCTTCTACAATGAGATGACTGGCCTGGCTCACAAGGAAAGTGCAGTGGGTATCGCCTACCTGAACTTCaggaaagcctttgacactgtcaaAGAGAAGCTGTTGAAGTCTGGATTGGATAAGCAAGCCCAGAGGTGGATTGAAACTGGCCAAACAGTGAGAACCAGAGGGTGGTGATCATCATCCTGAAGTCTAGTTGGAAGTCAGTAACAACCAGTGTACCCCAGGGGTTGATGCTGGGTCTGATCCTCTTTAATGTCTtctttaatgatctggatgatgggggcAGGATGAACCCTTAGCAAATCTGCAAGTGACACcacactgggaggagtggctgagatgccagagggttgtgctgctatccagagggaccaggacaagctggagaaatgggccaacaggaaccacatggagttcaacaaggggaagtgcaaaAGTCCTGTTCCTAAGGAGGAACAATCCtggcaccagtatatgctgggggccacccagctggaaagtggctctgtggaaaaggtcctggtggacatcaaCCTAAACACAATCCAGCGAAGATTGCTAATAAGGTCCTGGGCAGCATTAGAGGTCTTGTGGTCGAGGGAGGGGATCCTTGCCCTCTCCTCAGCACTGGCAAGGTCACACCTGGAACACTGTCCagcctgggctccccagtacaagagagacatggacaaactggagagagcccaacaaagggccacaaagatgctgacacagctggaacatctctcctgtgaagagaggctgagaaatctgggactgttcagcctggagaaggttcagTGGGGTCTTATCCATACCTGAAAGGAGAgtgccaagaggatggagccCCGTGGCAGAACCAGAGGCACAAGTGAAGCATGAGAGGTTCCCCCTAAACATCAGGAAAGGTTTTTTTACTGAGAGGGTGACctagcactggcacaggttgcccagcaaggtggtggagtctccatccttgaagatattcagaagccatctggacacagtcctgcgcaactggctctaggtggctcTGCTTGAGCACTGGGGTTCgagcagatgacctccagaggtcccttcccacctccacccttctgtgattctgtgtgatttgtgGCCCTGGGCAGGGACATCACTGTGGAGTTAATAGGGATGACTGGCTCACATCCCCACGTGCTCTGGACTCACCATTTCATACTCCCCAGACTCGTAACCCGTTCTCCTGGTCTTGGTGATGCGATCAGAGAAATCTGGAAGAGGAAGAGCAGGGTGTCACCCCAAAATATCCAGGGCAGCTGTGCCCTAACTGAGGTCTGCTCAGTGACCCGGAGTTCCCACAGCCCACCCTTCCCAAAATCCCTGGCTTACCCACTCCCTCAGTGCCCAGGTGCTTGTCCTTGAACTTCTCATAAGCAGCATTGGGGTTGATGATGAGATGCTCCACACTGGTGCTGGTGAGCTCCTCCTGAACACAACACTTGGTGTCAGGAATGAGGCAGCTGTGAGGGTTTGTTGGCAGAGCTGCCACCTCCCTGCAGCACCGGCATCCGTCTGGAGTCAGTGCTCAAGAGAGGGTGGACAGTAACCGACTAGGGAGGTGAAGGCGGCCCCCAAGGACTGACAGACAGGGACAGAACCCCACAAAGGGTCTGCTGGGGCAGCGAAGGCTGTACAAGATGTGGGACAGCCCCAGGGTCTAGAGTGGGGACATCAGACCCCTGGCTTGCCCCAGCACGGCAGGCAGCAAAACCCTCCCATGAGGACCAGGCAGTAGGGCCAGAGGTGCAAGTGTACACTGAGCCTTGAAACCTTTTGGCAGCCCCACAACCAGTATCAGGAAACCTGCTGCTGAGCCCATACACATTGTGAGCACCTTGGAGCCTCTTCCAGCGCAGCACGGCTAGCATTGCCCCACATATGTATTTTAGAGTGGCTCCAGCTatccaggggacattgggggagcTGCGGGACTTCAGACCATCAAAGACCAAAGAGGCTTTGCCCAGAACCTGGCAAGGTGAGATGGTGAGTCTGGGCTCTCCTCATGCCCCACTGCAGTGAGGGGGCCCTGACCCTGCTGGGCCCTGCAAGGAGGCACCTGAAGGACTCCCCCACCTGCTGCCCTGGGCCATGGTAGCCCCTCTTCAGCCCCTGTGCCTGGCTGTGGCCTGAAGCACTTTTGGGGAGCCCTGGCACACTGCAGATGGACAAGAGGAGCGAGAACAGCAGGAGCAGCGC from Patagioenas fasciata isolate bPatFas1 chromosome 10, bPatFas1.hap1, whole genome shotgun sequence includes the following:
- the LOC136105872 gene encoding dynactin subunit 2-like isoform X1, whose amino-acid sequence is MADPKYADLPGIARNEPDVYETSDLPEDDQAEFEAEELTSTSVEHLIINPNAAYEKFKDKHLGTEGVDFSDRITKTRRTGYESGEYEMLGEGLGAKETPQQRYQRLQHEVQELVREVEQIQSTMKESAAEEELTPMALARQVEGLKQQLLSSHLEKLLGPAAAIDFADPSGAVAKRLLQQLEVVKCSKVTPGKSPVKGPVPTRDAVTFELYWRPEQDQFAQTAKIAELEKRLAQLEATVRCEPHSQVRGQGLLPCHSLPPHPAPLMQFTSPQNPLLVGLKGTSLVETMQVLQAKVNILDVAVLDQVEARLQSVMGKVNEIAKHKATVQDADTQSKIHQIYEMMQRWDPVASTLPDVVQRLVTLRDLHEQATQFGQVLVHLDTTQQEIAGALKDNTVLLAEVQKTMKENLAIVEDSFADIDTRIKQLQK
- the LOC136105872 gene encoding dynactin subunit 2-like isoform X2, translated to MADPKYADLPGIARNEPDVYETSDLPEDDQAEFEAEELTSTSVEHLIINPNAAYEKFKDKHLGTEGVDFSDRITKTRRTGYESGEYEMLGEGLGAKETPQQRYQRLQHEVQELVREVEQIQSTMKESAAEEELTPMALARQVEGLKQQLLSSHLEKLLGPAAAIDFADPSGAVAKRLLQQLEVVKCSKVTPGKSPVKGPVPTRDAVTFELYWRPEQDQFAQTAKIAELEKRLAQLEATVRCEPHSQNPLLVGLKGTSLVETMQVLQAKVNILDVAVLDQVEARLQSVMGKVNEIAKHKATVQDADTQSKIHQIYEMMQRWDPVASTLPDVVQRLVTLRDLHEQATQFGQVLVHLDTTQQEIAGALKDNTVLLAEVQKTMKENLAIVEDSFADIDTRIKQLQK